One Archangium lipolyticum DNA segment encodes these proteins:
- a CDS encoding serine/threonine protein kinase translates to MTTTQPKRQPIPFGKYLLLDRINIGGMAEVWRGKMFGAGGFERLVAIKRILPNIAEDDEFISMFIDEAKISVQLNHANVAQIYELGQISNSYFIAMEYIPGKDMRAIFDRCRKKGEPAPVPLVAFVVAKMCEGLDYAHRKKDNLGRDLNIVHRDISPQNVLISFEGEVKVIDFGIAKAAGKATKTQAGILKGKFGYMSPEQIRGMPLDRRSDIFAIGVCLYEMLTGERLFVGDSDFSVLEKVRKAEVPPPSTYNRRIP, encoded by the coding sequence GTGACGACCACTCAACCGAAGCGGCAGCCCATTCCGTTTGGGAAATACCTCCTCCTCGACCGCATCAACATCGGCGGTATGGCGGAGGTGTGGCGCGGAAAGATGTTCGGCGCGGGAGGTTTCGAGCGCCTCGTCGCCATCAAGCGCATCCTCCCCAACATCGCCGAGGACGACGAGTTCATCTCGATGTTCATCGACGAGGCGAAGATCAGCGTCCAGCTGAACCACGCCAACGTCGCGCAGATCTACGAGCTGGGGCAGATCTCCAACAGCTACTTCATCGCGATGGAGTACATCCCCGGCAAGGACATGCGGGCCATCTTCGACCGGTGCCGGAAGAAGGGTGAGCCCGCTCCCGTGCCGCTGGTGGCCTTCGTGGTGGCCAAGATGTGCGAGGGCCTCGACTACGCCCACCGTAAGAAGGACAACCTGGGCAGGGACCTGAACATCGTCCACCGCGACATCTCGCCCCAGAACGTCCTCATCTCCTTCGAGGGCGAGGTCAAGGTCATCGACTTCGGTATCGCCAAGGCGGCGGGCAAGGCGACCAAGACGCAGGCCGGCATCCTCAAGGGCAAGTTCGGCTACATGAGCCCGGAGCAGATCCGCGGCATGCCGCTGGACCGCCGCTCCGACATCTTCGCCATCGGCGTGTGTCTCTACGAGATGCTCACCGGCGAGCGGCTCTTCGTGGGCGACAGCGACTTCAGCGTGCTGGAGAAGGTGCGCAAGGCCGAGGTGCCGCCGCCCTCCACCTACAACCGGCGCATCCCC